Within bacterium, the genomic segment GAAAAAAAAGATTCACCGGTCCGGCGAGAAGATGCAGATGTTTGGATTGGGGGATCAGCAGCAGAAAGCCGAGCACCATGAGAATATGCAGCCACCACAGCAGTCGGCTCCAGCCGGCCCAGGCGGCCGGTTCAAGTCCGTTGAACAGTCCAGCGGCTGCTGGAGTGAAAGGCAGGCCAGGGACAAAAAATTTTCCCGCATGCAGACCCTCGACCCCTTGTCCCAAAAGATAGGAGGCCATCAGGCCGAAGATCAACGCCAGCACCGCCGCACTATGCCAGGCGGGCGAGAGCAGCTGCGGACGGATCAATCCCTCCGGCCGCACCAGGTAGCGCCGGATCGCCAGTCCGACAACCCCGATCATCGTGAGCACGGCGATCCAATCCACGGCGATAAACCAAAGGGTATTGAACCGGTTGTGTCCCCACAAAGAAAAATCAGGGATGAACGCGCCGATCACCTGGTTCAGCGTGGCCACACTAAAGAGCACAAATCCCCAAAACACCAAGGCGTGCAGCACGCCGGCCGCAGGCCGGTTTCGAATGGCGCAGGTCTGGCTGGCTACTTTGACCGCCATGTGAAAAAGCCGTTCCCAGGGACGATCCCAGCGTGTATCATCCTGTTTGCCGCAGCGGATCAATCTGATGCGGATGAGGATTTGCCGGGAAAAACAGCCGATGCATGCCAGCAGCAGCCCGAGCAGAACCCAACGTTCCATTACGGTTCGCATATCAAAGTGCTCCTGTCACGCTGAACGTTTTTTTAATTCCGCGGTCAGCGCCGGCACGATCTCGAACAGATCGCCGATGAGGCCATAATCGGCGCGTTGAAAGATGGGCGCGTTCGAATCCTTGTTGATCGCCACAATGCAGCGGCTGCCGGACATGCCGGCCCAGTGCTGAATGGAGCCCGAGGCGCCGATCATAAAATAGAGATCCGGCGAAACCACCTTGCCGGTCTGCCCCACCTGTTCCCGGTGCGGTCGCCAGCCGCTGTCCACCACCGCCCGCGTGGCGCCCACTGCGCCGCCGAGCGCATCCGCCAGTTCCTCCACCAAGGCAAAGTTTTCTGCGCTGCGCAAGCCGCGACCCCCGGTGACCACCACATCGGCATCCCCCACATCCACCCGACCGACGTCCGATGCAGGCGTCGGTGTCGCTTGTAATGGAAAAGCGCTATCAGGGACCGGCAGCGGTTCAAACGCGACCTCAGCGCTCGGCCGCCGCTCCATGATTGAAAAAACGCCTGCTCGCAGCGACACCACTTTCTTGTCTCCATTCAGGATGAACCGGCCCAGCACTTTGCCGGCAAACAAGGGCTTGGTCGCTGTCAGCGTTCCATCCTGCATCGTCACCTCTGTACAGTCGGCCAGGCAGGGCGCAGACAGCGCAGCCGCTACACGCGGAGCCAGATCCCGGCCCATGGAGGTAGCGGAAAAAAAGAGCGCATCCGCGCCGGTCATCGCCACCGCCTTGAGCACGATCTGTTTGAACAGGTCCGGATGATACACAGCCAACCTGGGATCCACTGCAGCGAGCAGGCGATCCGCTCCGCAGGCTGCCAGAGAGGCGCCGTCCACTGCAGCACTGGAAAGCAACAGGACGGCCACACGACCTCCA encodes:
- a CDS encoding electron transfer flavoprotein subunit alpha/FixB family protein, with translation MSTILVIAEEKNHQIRNATLEVVTAAAGLAASHGGRVAVLLLSSAAVDGASLAACGADRLLAAVDPRLAVYHPDLFKQIVLKAVAMTGADALFFSATSMGRDLAPRVAAALSAPCLADCTEVTMQDGTLTATKPLFAGKVLGRFILNGDKKVVSLRAGVFSIMERRPSAEVAFEPLPVPDSAFPLQATPTPASDVGRVDVGDADVVVTGGRGLRSAENFALVEELADALGGAVGATRAVVDSGWRPHREQVGQTGKVVSPDLYFMIGASGSIQHWAGMSGSRCIVAINKDSNAPIFQRADYGLIGDLFEIVPALTAELKKRSA